In the genome of Limisphaerales bacterium, the window TTGGTCGCTGACCAACTCGCAGGCCAACCCGCTCCCGCTTTTGACGCCCAGCGCTTGGATCCGCGTCGGTTTGTGTAAAAGGGACTTGAGAACTTTGGCCTCCGGCCACACGCTTTGGTCACGCATGAAAACGTGGATTAAAATTTATCTTGGTGCAGTGGTTCTATTGGGAGCACTGACGGTTCGGGCGGACGGGTTTGCCGTTGAGAAAACCGAGGCCGGGGTGACGGTGAATTACGACGGGAAGCTGCTCACGCGGTATGTGATTGGCCAGTCGAATAAGCCGTTTCTCTGGCCGGTGATCGGGCCGAGTGGGGCGGAGATGACGCGCGCGTTTCCGATGGAGAAACGCGAGGGTGAGCGGCACGATCATCCGCATCACCGTTCACTGTGGTTTGGCCAACAGGATATTGGCGGGTTTGATACGTGGCATGAACCGGCCAGCGGTCGGCGCACCACGTTGGGCAGTACGGTGCATCGCGAGTTTGTGAAAGTGCAGGGCGGCGACACCGCGGTGATCGTGTCGCGCAATGATTACGTGGGCGATGGCAAAAAGCTGTTGGCCGATGAACGCACGCATGTGTTCCGCGTCGAGAACGGGCAGCGGATCATTGATGTGACTATCAAGTTCATTGCTGAGCATGGCGATTGTGTGTTGGGCGACAAGAAGGATGCCGGCTTCAGCGTGCGCGTGGCGACGAGCATGGATGTGGATAGCAAGAAAGGCGGTCGCCTGATTAATAGCCACGGCGTCACCGACAAGGCCGCGTGGGGCAAGCGCGCGGAGTGGGTGGATTATCACGGACCGGTCAACGGCAAGACCGTTGGCGTGGCGATTCTGAATCATCCCAGCAGTTTCCGGCATCCCACGCCGTGGCACGTGCGCACCTACGGGCTGTTCACCGCCAACCCCTTCGGGCTCAAGAGTCTCGGTCAGGGCAAGGACGGCGCGTTCACGCTCAAGAAAGGCGAGAGCCTAACGCTGCGCCATCGGGTGATCTTCCATCTTGGCGACGAAAAAGCCGCCAAGATTGCCGAAGCCTACAAGGCCTACGCGGCGGAGAAATAATCGGTCGGCTTACCTCCAAGATAAGCATTGAAATTGAGACAAACTCTCAATAGCGTCGAGGCGTGAGTGATGCGCGACATTTGGGGCAATTGACGGTGGGCGAATCGGCGGCCTTGGGCAGCATGGATTTGCCAGCCGCCGCTGCGGGGCGTTTGCGGGAGATGGGGTTCCTGAGCGGGGCCTCGGTGCGGTTGGTGCGCCGGGCGCCGTTGGGGTGTCCGATCGAATTTGAAGTGGGCGGCGCGCGGTTGGCACTGCGGCAGGTGGATGCGTCCCAAATCTTCGTGCAATAATTTTTCTTCCGATGGCTTCTGAACGGACGTTTGCCTTGGTGGGTAATCCCAATACGGGCAAGACCACGCTCTTTAATGCGCTGACTGGGCTCCGCCAAAAGGTGGCCAATTACCCCGGTGTGACGGTTGAGAAAAAGGTGGGCACGGGCCGGGACCGGCATGGCGAGGCGTTTACGGTGATCGATTTGCCCGGCGCCTATTCGCTCGATGCCAAGTCGCCCGATGAAGAGGTGACGCGGGCGGTGTTGCACGGCGAACGCGCCGACACGCCGCAGCCGGATGCGGTGATCTGTCTGGTGGATGCCGGCAATCTGGAGCGGCATTTTTATTTGGCCACGCAAGTGATGGAGCTGGGCCCGCCGGTGATTGTGGTGATCAATAAAACCGACGAAGCCGAGGAGCGCGGCATCACCATCGCCGCCAAGAAACTGGAGGAACGCCTCGGCGTGCCGGTGGTGCCCATGCAGGCCAATGCG includes:
- a CDS encoding ferrous iron transport protein A; the protein is MSDARHLGQLTVGESAALGSMDLPAAAAGRLREMGFLSGASVRLVRRAPLGCPIEFEVGGARLALRQVDASQIFVQ
- a CDS encoding PmoA family protein codes for the protein MKTWIKIYLGAVVLLGALTVRADGFAVEKTEAGVTVNYDGKLLTRYVIGQSNKPFLWPVIGPSGAEMTRAFPMEKREGERHDHPHHRSLWFGQQDIGGFDTWHEPASGRRTTLGSTVHREFVKVQGGDTAVIVSRNDYVGDGKKLLADERTHVFRVENGQRIIDVTIKFIAEHGDCVLGDKKDAGFSVRVATSMDVDSKKGGRLINSHGVTDKAAWGKRAEWVDYHGPVNGKTVGVAILNHPSSFRHPTPWHVRTYGLFTANPFGLKSLGQGKDGAFTLKKGESLTLRHRVIFHLGDEKAAKIAEAYKAYAAEK